In the Syntrophus aciditrophicus SB genome, TGGGATTTCTGCTGAACCGTCCGGAGGACGCGGTGATCTGGCGCGGGCCGTTGAAGATCGGCGCGATCAAGCAGCTCCTTGGCGATGTGGAGTGGGGCGACCTGGACTATCTCGTCATCGATTTCCCCCCCGGCACGGGAGACGAACCGCTCACCGTCGCCAACCTGATCCCGGAAGCGGACGGCGCGGTGGTGGTGACGACGCCTCAGGATGTCTCGACGATCGATGTCAGCAAATCCGTGACGTTCTGCCGGCAGTTGAACATCCCCGTCCTGGGCGTTGTCGAAAACATGAGCGGCCTGGTCTGTCCGCACTGTTCACAGGTGATCGACCTGTTCAAACAGGGCGGCGGCGAAGAAATGGCCAAACGGATGAATGTGCCCTTCCTGGGGCGAATCCCCCTGGATCCCCAGATCGTGGAATCGTCCGACGCGGGAGAACCCTTTATCTTCCACCACAAGAACACGGAAGCCGCGGAAGCGTTCCGGCGGATCGTCGCACCGCTGCTGGCGCTTCCGTAAGACGGGGGGAAAATCTTGTCTCCTTCTGCGGATGTTCGGATGTCCGGCGTTCAGCGGGCTGCTTCAGTGAACCTTACGGAAGCAGCCCGCTCTTCGCCTGCTCCGGACCGTCTTCAAGTCGCTTTCCTGCCGGCATCGAGGGCGGGTTCATGAGGATTCCCGCTGTTTTTGTTTGACACAGACGACATCCTGTGGCAGGATATTCACCAATTTATTAATTAATTCTATCGGTTATCCCTGTCGTTCTTTTACCGTCGAACCGCTTCCCCGCCCCGGCATGAAAGGCGTTGTATCGGATGCGGCCCATCGATCATCCGTCCGCCCATCATACCGGGAACACGAAGGAGTTTTCATGCTTCCGCCCTCTCCCGCCCTTCTGCTGCTCATCGGCTTCATCGCCGGAATCGCCGCCGGTCTGTTCGGCATCGGCGGCGGAGTGCTTATCGTTCCCGCCCTCGTTTACCTGGCTGGATTTCCGCTGCATACGGCCGTCGGCACGAGTCTGGCGATCCTCCTTCCCCCGGTGGGACTGGCCGCCGTTCTGACCTATTACCGTTACGGACAGGTCAATCTCAAAGCCGCGTTGATTGTCGCTGCCGCCCTGTTTCTGGGAAGCTGGCTGGGCGCCATCCTGGCGAATCATCTTTCCGGTCCGCATTTGAAACTGGCCTTTGGAATTTTTGTAGCGGGTCTCGGCATCTACCTGATCATTGGCGCAATGCGCCAACTGGCATGGATCTGAAGCTAAGATCACGGAAAGGAGCCTCATGTCCCCCGGCAAACTCACAAAGCCCGAATCTCATGACCCGTTGAAAACGCTTTCCGCGATTCAGGAAAAGGACTATCCTTATCTTGAAAGTCTCTATCAGGATCTCCACCGCCATCCGGAACTTTCCGGAAGGGAAGAGAAAACGTCCAGGCGGATGACCGTGGAGATGGAGCAGGCAGGTTTCCGGGCTACGCCGGGCATCGGCGGTAACGGGGTGGTGGGGATGCTGGAAAACGGTCCCGGTCCGGTCGTCATGGTCCGGGCGGACATGGACGCCCTGCCGATTGAGGAGAAAACCGGTCTCCCTTACGCCAGCCGGGTCAGGACCCTGATGGAATCAGGGCAGGAGGTCGGCGTGATGCATGCCTGCGGCCACGATGTCCACATGACCGTCCTGATTGGGGCGGCACGGCTGCTGGCGCGATTCCGCAATTGCTGGCAGGGAACCCTGCTTCTGGTCGCTCAGCCTGCCGAGGAAAACGCCGCCGGCGCGGCGGCCATGATCGCCGACGGCCTTTTCATCCGCTTTCCCCGTCCCGATTTCGCTCTTGGCCTCCATGTTCTCCCCGGGCCGGCAGGCGCCGTTCTTTATCACGAAGGTTTCTGGTTCGCCGGCTCGACAACTCTCGAGCTGACCGTGTACGGGAAAGGAGGACATGCCGCCCGGCCTCATGAGACGCGGGACCCCGTCGTTCTGGCTGCCCAGATGATCCTCGCGTTTCAGACGGTGGTCAGCCGGGAAACCGATCCGATGGAACCGGCGGTGCTCACCGTATCCTCTTTTCATGCGGGAAACCGGGACAACGTCATTCCGGAAACGGCCACTCTCCAGATCAGCCTCCGCGCGTTCAGCCGCGAACAGCATGAGCGGATGATTTCCGCCCTGAAACGGATCGCCGAGGGCATCGCCAGGACGGGCGGCATCCCCGAGGATCAGCTTCCCCGACTGTCAGTCAGATCATCCACGCCGGTCCTCTACAACGATCCTCGGCTCACCCGCAGACTCGTCCGCCGGTTCCGCCGGACTTTCGGCCGTTCCCGGGTCGCTGAAGTGCCGGCAATGACGGCCTCGGAGGATTTCTCCTGTTTCGGGCAGGCGGGAATTCCTCTCTGCTATTTCGGACTGGGAATGGCGGATCCCCAGGGAGAAAGCCCTCCCCTTCACAGTCCTTACATGGCTCCTCTCCCGGAACCGACGATTTCGACCGGAGTTGCCGCCATGACCGCAGCCGTTCTGGAACTGCTCCCGGCTCTTGATCAAAGCTGATGCTCAGGCGGCAAGGCAGAGGCAGAGAAGGTTCAATTTTTAAGGTTCAAGATTCTATGTTCTACGTTTCAGGTCAGGATTTCCAGGCGAAAAACTTAGAACATTGAACTTTGAACGCTGAATAGAATCTCATTTTATCAACAGGAGGTGTCAGAATGCAGGTACTGGTAATGTATTATTCCCGGACGGGACACACAAAATTGCTGGCGGAAGCGATAGCCCAGGGCGTTTCCGAAGTTGATCCGGTCAAATGTCTGCTGAAGCCCATCTCCGAGGTCACGAAGGAAGACTTCCTCAATTCCGATGGCGTCATTGCCGGCTCCCCCGTTTATTTCGGCGGGATGGCGGCGGACATGAAGGCCCTGCTGGATTCCTTCGTCTCCGTACGCCCGAAGATGGCCGACAAGATCGGCGCCGCCTTCGCCACTTCGGGAGACCTCTCCGGCGGCAAGGAAACGACCCTGATGTCTCTGCTTCAGGCCCTGATGATCTACGGGATGATTGTGGTGGGCGATCCCATGGATGCCACGGGACATTACGGCGTTTCCTGCGTGGGAGAACCCGATGCGGCAGCCCGGGCCAACGGGGCCAAGCTGGGCAAGCGGGTCGCCACTCTGGTCAAGAAACTGAAAGGATAAAGTTCAGGGCGCTTTCGTATTCATCGCCATGCGCCGCAGGGCGTCCTCGAAAAGGACATCCATCCGGGTCTCGGAAAGAAGCCTTTCCACAAATCCGATCCCGAAGGTCGGATGACGGATCACGTCACCGGCCTGAAAGGATTTCTGGAGATCATAAGCCCGGATATCCCCCTCATCCTTGATTTTTTCACATTTCCTTGTCCATTCCTGAAGCGTCGGCTTCCTTTGTTCGGACTTTGCGGACGGGGAAGCCGACACCCTCCGACCGACCTTCGCCCCTCTCAGTCGCGCGGCGCCGGGTTTCATTTCCGGTTTCGGCCCCCGATACTTGTGCTCGGCGCCGCAGGTTCTGCATTTGACCTTCTGGATCACCCCTCCCATCTCGAAAAGGACGACGTGGGACAGGGTCAGTTTACAGCGCAGACAATACGCGTCAATCAGTTCACCAACGGAAGACACATAAACTCCTTAATCATTTTTTACGGGAAAAACCTGTCCCCGGCCAAAAAATCGTCGAAAACTCCCCACCTGCCGGAAAAGCCGGAAGACCCGGAAAAGCACAGGCTTGAGACGGGAATCTCGAGGAAACGATAAAAAATTGAATTAATCTGAAGCAGGATAAAAATCGGAATTCGGCCTGAACTTCGCGAAAAAAAACTGCGGTTTCCCCTGTTGAAGAGGGGGTTCTCTTATCACATCCGGTTGTGGAAGAAAAAGGTTTTTTATTTCAGATCCGCATGAAAACGTTCAAAACCAGCGGAAGATAAAAAATCTTTACAATAAAGCTATAATGTAAAAAAAAAGCTTTACATTATAGCTTCAAAGTAATAAGCAAGTGCGTGTGCGGTAAAGAATTCATCACAGATCGTACCGTTCGACGTTTTGAGGCTGTTGCACGAAAAAAAGGAAACTTGATCATCTGCATCATGATCGTCATCTGCAAGACATCAGGCAACCTCCCGGCAATTGACCTTATCCGCTGAAAGGCACCAGGAAGAACGAAGCAGCATTCAGATCCGCATTCGATGGCAAGTCCATCTTAAAGGGGAAAACGAACTTGCCTGTGTTATTAAAATTTTAGAGTGTCACTATGAATCAGGAGGTAGATATGAAAGATCAATCATTAACTCTGACTTCACCCGGGAAAATACTGTATGAAAAATACATGTTGCCCAATGGGCTGAGTGTCAGCGACCTGGCTCGCAACATTGACGTTTCTCCGGAAAAAATCAATGGAATCATCGATGATCGACGGGCTATTTCAGCAGACATCGCTCTTCGCTTAGGTGAATTTTTCGATGTATCCCCCAGAATGTGGCTTGAACTTCAACTCGATTATTCGATCACGAAGTGCAGCTTGAACAGCCCGGAACTGTCCCCCGCATCCATGGAGGCCGTGGCGTAAAACAGGAGCAGACAACCTTTTGAGGTCCCGGTCCATGCGGGCAGGATTCCATTCCCCTTGAGTCTTCCCCAAACCGGACATCCTGAAAAGTTCAGACTCCCGGAATTGCCCCGAACATGGTGAAGACCGGTTCAGATGTCCAGTTCTTTCTTTATAGACGGTATTTCCCGGTGTTTTCCTGAATCAGCGCTTCATCCTTGTTATGGTGTCGGCGTTGCCCGGAAGTCGCGGATGCCTTTGGAATCGGTTCCGCAAGGGTTCGTCGTGTTTATCCCCCATTAATGGCGATATCGTTGCCGTTGCCTGCCATTTGCGGGCAACGGCAATCGCCGGATTACCGCCACCCTCAGAGCTTCCTTCCTGGATTCAGCATGCCCCTCCGGGCAATCGACAGAAACCGTTCCCAGCCAGTCACGCTTCAAAAACCGTCTTTCACCGCTACCCCCTGCTTTATCCATGATCATTTTAATCACCCCTTAACTGAGAATTTCCTTGACATCGGACGGTAAGCCTATTAACGAATTCAGAAAAAAATGCAGGAGGATTCCATGGGGACAGAATTTCATGTCGGTGTGATTCCCGGTGACGGAACAGGGCCGGAAGTCGTTGCGGAAGGCATCAAAGTGCTCAATGCCGCGGCCAGTCGATACGGCTTCGGCCTGAAATATACCACCTACGACCTGGGCGGGGAACGCTACAAGCGGACAGGCGAAACCCTTCCGGACAGCGTGATCCGGGAACTGAAACAGCATAAGGCCATCTTTCTCGGCGCGATCGGTCATCCCGAAGTAGCACCGGGCATCCTCGAAAAGGGCATCCTGTTGAGGGCCCGCTTTGAACTGGATCAGTACATCAATCTGCGCCCCGTGAAACTTTATGAAGGCGTCGATACGCCTCTGAAAAACAAGGGACCGGAGGAAATCGATTTCGTGGTCGTCCGGGAAAACACCGAAGGGCTCTATGCCGGCGCGGGCGGCGTCCTTAAAAGGGGAACCGCCGATGAAGTGGCCATCCAGGAATCCATCAATACACGCAAGGGTGTGGAGCGCTGCATCCGCTTCGCCTTCGACATCACCCGAAAACGAAACAAGGGAAAGAAACTGACCCTGTGCGGCAAAACCAACGTCCTGACCTTCGCCTTCGATCTCTGGGAACGAACCTTCTATGAAGTCGCGAAGGACTATCCCGACATCGCGACGGATTACGCCCACGTGGACGCCACCTGCATGTGGATGGTCAAGAATCCCGAATGGTTCGACGTCATTGTCACGGACAACATGTTCGGCGACATCATCACCGATCTGGGCGCCATGATCCAGGGCGGCATGGGCGTTGCCGCCGGCGGCAACATCAATCCCGAGGGCGTCTCCATGTTCGAGCCCATCGGCGGCTCCGCGCCCAAATACACGGGCAGGAACGTCATCAATCCCCTGGCCGCCATCATGGCCGGCGCCATGATGCTGGATTTTCTCGGTCAGGAGGAGGCGGCCCAGTGCATCGAAACGTCGGTGCAGAAGGCCATCCGGAACGATCTCACCTCCATGGACGCCGGAAAGATGGGCATGGGGACCAAGGAAGTGGGCGACCTGATCAGCCGGTACGTTCTGGAAAAATAAGGAAAATCAGGGCTTGACAAGCTCCGCTTTTTATTTTAAGGAGAGAAACGTTTTTAGAAAGGATCTGACTTCCGTGGCAAATAGAGAAAGGGCCGATATCCTGTTAGACAGCCTGTTGCTTCTGGGCCTCGCCCTTCTGTGCCTTGCTTTCCATCGCCCGGTCTTTTCAGGTCAACCGTAAACGAAGAAAAAAAAGAAAAACTGAAAGGCCATGGGCGGAAAGCTCATGGCCTTTTTTTATCCAGGAAAGGAGCCTTTATGGATTCACCAGAGAAAAGAATTTATATTTTTGATACGACGCTCCGGGATGGGGAACAATCACCCGGTTCGAGCATGAACCCCGCGGAAAAACTCCGGATCGCCCGCCAGCTCGAAAAGATGGGGGTCGATATCATCGAAGCCGGCTTCCCCATCGCTTCCGAAGGCGATTTCCTTTCGGTCCAGCAGATCGCCCAGGAGATCCGCGGCGCCCAGATTGCCGGTCTGGCCAGGGCCAACAACGCCGATATCGACCGGGCTTGGGAAGCGATTCGGGACGCGGCCAATCCGCGCATTCACACCTTCATCTCCTCCTCGGACATCCATCTGAAATATCAGCTCCGGAAATCCCGGGAGCAGGTCCTGAAGGAGGCCGTCGCCGCCGTCGAAAGGGCGCGGAGCTATACGCCCAACGTGGAATTTTCCCCCATGGACGCCACCCGCACGGATCGGGGTTATCTCTGCGAAATGGTGGAGGCGGTCATTGCCGCCGGGGCATCGACGGTCAACATCCCCGATACGGTGGGATACGCCATTCCGCAGGAATTCGGCGAACTGATCGCCTATCTTCGTGCCAACGTTCCCAATATTTCCCAGGCGATCATCTCCGTGCACTGCCACAACGATCTCGGACTGGCAGTGGCCAATTCCCTGTCCGCCATCCTCAACGGCGCCCGGCAGGTCGAATGCACGATCAATGGCATCGGGGAGCGGGCGGGCAACACGGCCATGGAGGAAGTGGTCATGGCCCTCCGGACGCGCAAAGATCTCTTCGGCTTTTATACGGGCATCAAGACGGAGAGCATTTATCAGTCCTCCCGTCTGCTGACCCAGATCACGGGCGTCGCGGTACAGCCGAACAAGGCTATCGTCGGGGCGAACGCCTTCGCCCACGAATCCGGCATTCATCAGGACGGCCTGATCAAGGAAAAAATCACCTATGAGATCATGACGCCTCAGTCCGTCGGCATTTCCGACTCCCACATCGTTCTGGGCAAGCATTCCGGTCGTCACGCCGTTTCGGAGCACCTGAAAAAACTGGGGTTCAACCTGTCCGACACGGAGCTGAACAAGATTTTTGTCCGCTTCAAGGAACTGGCCGACGCCAAAAAGAACGTCTTCGACGAAGACCTGGAAGCCATTGTCTATGAAGAGCTTTACCGGGTAGAGGACAAATACAAGCTGATCTACCTCAATGTGGTCAGCGGAAACGTCGCCATCCCCACGGCCACGATGCAGATGGAAGTGGACAGGGAAATCGTCCAGGATGCCGGCTTCGGTGTCGGTCCGGTGGATGCCACCTTTGACGCGATCCGGAAAATCACGGGCACAAACTACGATCTGCTCCGCTACGTCGTCAATGCCATCTCCGGCGGGACGGACGCTCAGGGCGAAGTGACCGTGCAGCTCAAGTTCAACGGCCGCTCCGTCGTGGGGCACGGCGCCGACCTCGATGTCATCGTGGCTTCGGCCCGGGCCTACATCAACGCCCTGAACCGCCTGGAGTTCCTCAAGCGGGATGCCGGCAAGATCAAATCGGAATACGAATAGGCAACATCGTTAAACTTGAATTAATACGCATTTTACGATATCGAGAAAAGCCTGTTCCAATCCCGTTTCAAAGCGCGCTCCGCGTTGGCTTCGTTATCGGTTCGCCGCCCTGCGGTCATCTTTGATCTGGAACTGGAATTAAAATCCTTTCATGGGAGTGGAAAATCATGGGAATGACCATTACGGAAAAGATCCTTTGCCGGCATACCGACCTCGACGAAGTCCGTCCCGGAATGCTGATCAACGCGAAGGTGGATATCGCCCTGGGAAACGACGTCACGGCTCCGCTGGCTATTGACGAATTCCGCAAGGCGGGAGGAAAGAAGGTCTTCGACCGGGACAAGGTGGTCCTCATTCCGGACCATTTTACCCCCAACAAGGACATCAATTCCGCCGCGCAGTGCAAGATCATGCGCGACTTTGCCCGGGAGCAGGAGATCACCCATTACTACGAAGTCGGGGAAGTGGGTGTGGAACACGCCCTCCTGCCGGAAAAAGGCATCGTCCTGCCGGGCGACCTGGTGATCGGGGCGGACAGCCACACCTGCACCTACGGGGCCCTGGGGGCCTTCGCGACAGGTGTGGGCAGTACGGACCTGGCGGCGGCCATGCTGACCGGCGAAGTCTGGTTCAAGGTTCCGGAATCCATCAGGTTCGTCCTCTCCGGAACGCTCAATCCGTGGGTCTCGGGCAAGGATCTTATCCTTTACATCATCGGTAAGATCGGCGTGGACGGCGCCCTTTACAAGGCCATGGAATTTACGGGCGACACGATCGCCTCCCTGACCATGGCGGACCGCTTTACCATCGCCAACATGGCCATCGAAGCGGGAGGCAAGAACGGCATCTTCACCCCCGATGAAATTACGGAAGCTTATGTGAAGCCCCGGGCAAAACGCCCCTACACCTTTTACGCCTCCGACCCCGATGCCGCCTACGCCCAGGTCATCGAGATCGATGTGAACCGGATAGAACCCCAGGTCGCCTTCCCTCATCTGCCCTCCAACACGAAGGGGATCAGCGAGGTGGGCCAGGTCCCGCTCGATCAGGTCGTCATCGGCTCCTGCACCAACGGACGGATCGAGGATCTGCGGGCAGCGGCCGCCGTGCTGAAAGGACGCAAGGCCGATCCCCGGGTCCGGCTGATCGTCATCCCGGCAACTCAGGAAATCTATCGAATGGCCATGAAGGAAGGACTCTTCGACATCTTCCTTGACGCCAACGCGGCCATCAGCACTCCGACCTGCGGCCCCTGCCTGGGCGGGCATATGGGAATCCTCGCCGCCGGCGAACGGGCCCTGGCGACGACCAACCGGAATTTCGTCGGCCGGATGGGGCACCCCCGCAGCGAGGTGTATCTGAGCAATCCCGCCGTAGCCGCCGCTTCCGCCGTCCTGGGAAGAATTGCCGGCCCTGATGAACTGAAATGAAACTCTCCCGTCTTCCAGAAAACCGTCTCCCCTTTCCGGAGGAGACGGTTTTTTCCGGAAAGACCCAAGACTTCTGAAGGATAAAGCGAATGAAATTTACAGGAAAAGTATGGAAATTCGGCGATAACATCGACACGGACGCCATCATCCCGGCCCGTTATCTGAACACCTTCGATCCCCAGGCCCTCGCCGCCCACTGCATGGAAGACGCCGATCCCGACTTCCCCAAAAAGGTCAGCGCGGGCGACATCATCGTCGCCGGCGAGAACTTCGGCTGCGGCTCATCGAGGGAGCACGCCCCCATCGCCATCAAGGCCGCCGGCGTATCCTGCGTGATCGCGAAAAGCTTCGCCCGGATCTTCTATCGGAACGCCTTCAACATGGGACTGCCCATTTTCGAATCGGCGGAACTGTTTGACCGGGTCGACGAAGGCCAGACCATAACCGTCGACGGCGATTCCGGGGTCATCCTTCTCGAAGGCGCACAGACGCCTCTTTCCATCCAGCCGATCCCCCCTTTCATGCAGGAATTGATCGCCGATGGCGGACTCATGAAGCACCTCGCCCGAAAAAACCGGGGATAAAAATTTTCCATCCGGCAGCGGCGTGGATTTCAGTGTGAGGTGTAAGGTGTGAGGCGTAAGGCGAGTCTCCATTCGGCAACGGCGCGGACTTCGTAAAAGGCGGGGAAAGATGATCGAGATTGACGGCAGCCAAAAATCTGGATCGGGAACCATCGTGCGGGACGCCGTTTCCCTGTCCGCCCTGGCCGGGCGGGATCTGCATCTGACGAACATCCGGGCGAAACGGCGTCCGAAGCCGGGTCTGAGAGCCCAGCATCTCCGGGGCATCGAGGCCATCGCGGAACTCTGCCGCGGCCGGCTGGAAGGCGCGGCAATCAGCTCCGGAGAGATCCGGTTCTTCCCCGGACAGACAATCCGCGGCGGCCGGTATGACTGGGACATCGGCACGGCCGGCTCCACCACGATGCTCGTCCTTTGCGTTCTCCCCCTGGCTCTGTTTGCCGACGGGCCTTCCCTTTTCCGGATTACAGGCGGGCTCTTTCAGGACTTCGCCCCTTCCGTTTACTCCCTGCAAACCGTCCTCCTCCCCCTTTTGAGGCGGATGGGCGCACAGATCGATCTTCGCATTATGCGCCCCGGCTATGTCCCCCAGGGGCAGGGCCAGATCACCGTCGACGTGACGCCGTTGAAGCGCCCGCTGAAGCCGCTGATCCTGACAGCCCAGGGAAATCTGCTGGAAATCCGGGGAATCGCCCTGTCCTCCCTGTTGAAAGAGAGACAGGTCTCCGAACGGATGGCGGAGGAATGCCGGAAAACCCTGCAGGCCGAGGGGCATGACGCCCGGATCGATCTCCTTTACGATACGGCGGGAAACCCCGTCTATGAAAAATCGGCGGTCCAGGCGGGAGCTGCCCTCGCCCTCTGGGCGAAAACCGACACGGAATGTCTGCTGGGTGCGGACCGCGCGGGCGCGCCGCGCCGCAGTTCGGAAACCATCGGCAGGCAGGTGGCCCGGATGATGACGGAAACCCTGCAGACCGGCGCGACTCTGGATGTTCACGCAGCGGACCAGATCATCCCCTTCGCGGCCCTGGCCGAAGGAGAGAGCTCCTTCGTGATTCCGCGGATGACCGATCACATCGATTCCCGGCTCTGGCTGGTGGAAACCTTTCTCGGGGCGGAAACGGAGCTCCGGGACCGCACCCTGCGCATCCGCGGGATCGGCTACCGGAGATAAACGTTAAAGCTTCAACGTTAAATGCTCACTTGTCCGCACAAAAGTCCGGACAGCGAACATCGAACCTGGAACATTATAAGGAGTCCCGTCTTGCCCGCTGAAAATGATTATTCCGGCCCCTCAGCCGCCCGGCTTGACTTCGAGACCATCCGGATCGACC is a window encoding:
- a CDS encoding 3-isopropylmalate dehydratase small subunit — translated: MKFTGKVWKFGDNIDTDAIIPARYLNTFDPQALAAHCMEDADPDFPKKVSAGDIIVAGENFGCGSSREHAPIAIKAAGVSCVIAKSFARIFYRNAFNMGLPIFESAELFDRVDEGQTITVDGDSGVILLEGAQTPLSIQPIPPFMQELIADGGLMKHLARKNRG
- a CDS encoding Mrp/NBP35 family ATP-binding protein: MGSCSSCNSGNSPEGGGCSMAGGQPPKAPSASLEDEKLKKNLQRIAHKILVLSGKGGVGKSTVAVNLAIALSLEGKRVGLLDVDFHGPSIPTLLHLEGRRPEVTDHGTMLPIAIEGGMKVMSLGFLLNRPEDAVIWRGPLKIGAIKQLLGDVEWGDLDYLVIDFPPGTGDEPLTVANLIPEADGAVVVTTPQDVSTIDVSKSVTFCRQLNIPVLGVVENMSGLVCPHCSQVIDLFKQGGGEEMAKRMNVPFLGRIPLDPQIVESSDAGEPFIFHHKNTEAAEAFRRIVAPLLALP
- a CDS encoding flavodoxin family protein, with translation MQVLVMYYSRTGHTKLLAEAIAQGVSEVDPVKCLLKPISEVTKEDFLNSDGVIAGSPVYFGGMAADMKALLDSFVSVRPKMADKIGAAFATSGDLSGGKETTLMSLLQALMIYGMIVVGDPMDATGHYGVSCVGEPDAAARANGAKLGKRVATLVKKLKG
- a CDS encoding 2-isopropylmalate synthase, producing the protein MDSPEKRIYIFDTTLRDGEQSPGSSMNPAEKLRIARQLEKMGVDIIEAGFPIASEGDFLSVQQIAQEIRGAQIAGLARANNADIDRAWEAIRDAANPRIHTFISSSDIHLKYQLRKSREQVLKEAVAAVERARSYTPNVEFSPMDATRTDRGYLCEMVEAVIAAGASTVNIPDTVGYAIPQEFGELIAYLRANVPNISQAIISVHCHNDLGLAVANSLSAILNGARQVECTINGIGERAGNTAMEEVVMALRTRKDLFGFYTGIKTESIYQSSRLLTQITGVAVQPNKAIVGANAFAHESGIHQDGLIKEKITYEIMTPQSVGISDSHIVLGKHSGRHAVSEHLKKLGFNLSDTELNKIFVRFKELADAKKNVFDEDLEAIVYEELYRVEDKYKLIYLNVVSGNVAIPTATMQMEVDREIVQDAGFGVGPVDATFDAIRKITGTNYDLLRYVVNAISGGTDAQGEVTVQLKFNGRSVVGHGADLDVIVASARAYINALNRLEFLKRDAGKIKSEYE
- a CDS encoding HigA family addiction module antitoxin, which produces MKDQSLTLTSPGKILYEKYMLPNGLSVSDLARNIDVSPEKINGIIDDRRAISADIALRLGEFFDVSPRMWLELQLDYSITKCSLNSPELSPASMEAVA
- a CDS encoding sulfite exporter TauE/SafE family protein, translating into MLPPSPALLLLIGFIAGIAAGLFGIGGGVLIVPALVYLAGFPLHTAVGTSLAILLPPVGLAAVLTYYRYGQVNLKAALIVAAALFLGSWLGAILANHLSGPHLKLAFGIFVAGLGIYLIIGAMRQLAWI
- a CDS encoding 3-isopropylmalate dehydrogenase, giving the protein MGTEFHVGVIPGDGTGPEVVAEGIKVLNAAASRYGFGLKYTTYDLGGERYKRTGETLPDSVIRELKQHKAIFLGAIGHPEVAPGILEKGILLRARFELDQYINLRPVKLYEGVDTPLKNKGPEEIDFVVVRENTEGLYAGAGGVLKRGTADEVAIQESINTRKGVERCIRFAFDITRKRNKGKKLTLCGKTNVLTFAFDLWERTFYEVAKDYPDIATDYAHVDATCMWMVKNPEWFDVIVTDNMFGDIITDLGAMIQGGMGVAAGGNINPEGVSMFEPIGGSAPKYTGRNVINPLAAIMAGAMMLDFLGQEEAAQCIETSVQKAIRNDLTSMDAGKMGMGTKEVGDLISRYVLEK
- the leuC gene encoding 3-isopropylmalate dehydratase large subunit; its protein translation is MGMTITEKILCRHTDLDEVRPGMLINAKVDIALGNDVTAPLAIDEFRKAGGKKVFDRDKVVLIPDHFTPNKDINSAAQCKIMRDFAREQEITHYYEVGEVGVEHALLPEKGIVLPGDLVIGADSHTCTYGALGAFATGVGSTDLAAAMLTGEVWFKVPESIRFVLSGTLNPWVSGKDLILYIIGKIGVDGALYKAMEFTGDTIASLTMADRFTIANMAIEAGGKNGIFTPDEITEAYVKPRAKRPYTFYASDPDAAYAQVIEIDVNRIEPQVAFPHLPSNTKGISEVGQVPLDQVVIGSCTNGRIEDLRAAAAVLKGRKADPRVRLIVIPATQEIYRMAMKEGLFDIFLDANAAISTPTCGPCLGGHMGILAAGERALATTNRNFVGRMGHPRSEVYLSNPAVAAASAVLGRIAGPDELK
- a CDS encoding amidohydrolase, producing MSPGKLTKPESHDPLKTLSAIQEKDYPYLESLYQDLHRHPELSGREEKTSRRMTVEMEQAGFRATPGIGGNGVVGMLENGPGPVVMVRADMDALPIEEKTGLPYASRVRTLMESGQEVGVMHACGHDVHMTVLIGAARLLARFRNCWQGTLLLVAQPAEENAAGAAAMIADGLFIRFPRPDFALGLHVLPGPAGAVLYHEGFWFAGSTTLELTVYGKGGHAARPHETRDPVVLAAQMILAFQTVVSRETDPMEPAVLTVSSFHAGNRDNVIPETATLQISLRAFSREQHERMISALKRIAEGIARTGGIPEDQLPRLSVRSSTPVLYNDPRLTRRLVRRFRRTFGRSRVAEVPAMTASEDFSCFGQAGIPLCYFGLGMADPQGESPPLHSPYMAPLPEPTISTGVAAMTAAVLELLPALDQS
- the rtcA gene encoding RNA 3'-terminal phosphate cyclase encodes the protein MIEIDGSQKSGSGTIVRDAVSLSALAGRDLHLTNIRAKRRPKPGLRAQHLRGIEAIAELCRGRLEGAAISSGEIRFFPGQTIRGGRYDWDIGTAGSTTMLVLCVLPLALFADGPSLFRITGGLFQDFAPSVYSLQTVLLPLLRRMGAQIDLRIMRPGYVPQGQGQITVDVTPLKRPLKPLILTAQGNLLEIRGIALSSLLKERQVSERMAEECRKTLQAEGHDARIDLLYDTAGNPVYEKSAVQAGAALALWAKTDTECLLGADRAGAPRRSSETIGRQVARMMTETLQTGATLDVHAADQIIPFAALAEGESSFVIPRMTDHIDSRLWLVETFLGAETELRDRTLRIRGIGYRR